The following proteins are co-located in the Trichormus variabilis 0441 genome:
- a CDS encoding ArsR/SmtB family transcription factor, with protein MIKTHTNCTVEEINVSSVTPLINEVLSTEKSQRMADFFSFLGDANRLRILSFLAAKELCVSDIATLLEMSESAVSHQLRNLRAMRLVSYRKQGRHVFYRLHDNHILELYQAVAEHLDEKD; from the coding sequence ATGATTAAGACTCACACAAATTGTACTGTAGAAGAAATAAATGTAAGTAGTGTTACACCTCTAATAAATGAAGTCTTGAGTACTGAAAAATCACAGCGCATGGCTGATTTTTTCAGCTTTTTAGGCGATGCTAATCGATTACGGATTCTTTCTTTTTTAGCTGCGAAAGAACTATGTGTCAGTGATATAGCTACACTACTGGAAATGAGTGAATCTGCGGTTTCTCATCAATTAAGAAATTTACGCGCCATGCGTTTAGTCAGCTACCGTAAGCAAGGTCGTCATGTATTTTATCGCCTACATGATAATCATATTCTGGAGCTTTATCAGGCTGTGGCGGAGCATTTAGACGAAAAAGATTGA
- a CDS encoding histone deacetylase family protein, which translates to MFPVIYSDEFLDHKTGKYHPESPERLTAIVNALKQAAFAEKVTWIEPTPALENSSVMPLLVKVHSPGYVNKVRDIATTGGGYLDGDTPVSPRSYDVALLAVSAWLNGMDAVLESANPAFVLARPPGHHAEGDAGMGFCLFSNAAIAAYYALEQPGINRVAIIDWDVHHGNGTQAIVEVNPQIAYCSLHQYPCYPGTGRATEKGFHNNVLNLPVPPGSDLAVYQPLWEKKIIPFLSEFQPDLLIVSAGYDGNADDPLASVNLQPKDYGLFTNYCLGITRKILFGLEGGYDLPTLSQSVLATIASCLA; encoded by the coding sequence ATGTTTCCAGTCATATATTCTGATGAGTTTCTAGATCACAAAACTGGCAAATATCACCCAGAAAGCCCAGAACGTTTGACAGCAATTGTTAATGCACTAAAACAGGCTGCGTTTGCGGAAAAAGTTACTTGGATTGAACCTACACCAGCCCTAGAAAACTCATCTGTAATGCCGCTTTTGGTAAAGGTTCATAGTCCTGGTTACGTTAATAAAGTCAGGGATATCGCTACTACTGGTGGCGGTTATTTGGATGGCGATACACCAGTCTCACCTCGTAGTTATGATGTGGCTTTATTGGCGGTGAGTGCTTGGTTAAACGGGATGGATGCTGTGTTAGAGTCGGCAAATCCCGCTTTTGTGCTGGCGCGTCCACCAGGACACCATGCAGAAGGCGATGCAGGGATGGGATTTTGTCTATTTTCTAATGCAGCGATCGCCGCTTATTATGCCTTAGAACAGCCAGGAATTAACCGTGTCGCCATTATCGATTGGGATGTACATCATGGTAATGGTACACAGGCGATCGTGGAAGTTAATCCCCAAATTGCTTACTGTTCTCTCCATCAGTACCCCTGTTATCCTGGGACAGGTAGAGCCACAGAAAAGGGTTTCCATAATAATGTGTTAAATCTGCCCGTACCACCTGGTAGTGATCTGGCTGTATATCAGCCATTATGGGAGAAAAAGATAATCCCGTTTTTATCAGAGTTTCAACCAGATTTACTGATTGTTAGCGCTGGTTATGATGGTAATGCTGACGATCCTCTAGCTAGCGTCAATTTACAACCAAAAGACTATGGCTTATTCACTAATTATTGTTTAGGAATAACCCGTAAAATTTTATTTGGCTTAGAAGGTGGCTATGATTTGCCTACGCTTTCTCAGTCTGTTTTAGCAACAATTGCTAGTTGTTTAGCTTGA
- a CDS encoding iron uptake porin produces MQKIWKYWLVNPVICSTMLFSGAAAFAGETPATTEINETSETSKIANAELATQQEVMSQVTSVSQFSDVQPTDWAFQALQSLVERYGCIAGYPNGTYRGNRALTRYEFAAGLNACLDRVNELIATATAELVTKEDLATLQKLQEEFSAELATLRGRVDALEARTSELEANQFSTTTKLQGQVVSVISDVLSGDRVNNADIVDTNTTLGVRARLELVSSFTGQDTLFTRIEANNITSPDINTPEGNLFFASAAPSTNAAIGTLWYGFPLGKNTQAKLIAVGGAADDLTSTVNIFDGDGAFGALTTFGTRNPIYGQIGGTGLGVTHQFSDKLALSLGYLSGTANNPSPQNGLFDGAYGALAQLTVRPSDRTSVGLTYINSYRQPLATGSNAATTFQGLDERFSSNSYGLQASIGLSEKLVLGGWAGYTNSRILTGDRGDVDIWNYAVTLGFPDLGKKGNLAGIIAGMEPKVTSSSVAGLDRDRDTSYHVEAFYQYKVSDNITITPGIIWLTSPDHNDNNDDVVIGALRTTFSF; encoded by the coding sequence ATGCAGAAAATATGGAAGTATTGGCTGGTTAACCCAGTAATTTGCAGCACAATGCTATTTTCTGGCGCTGCGGCCTTTGCAGGAGAAACCCCTGCCACAACAGAAATAAATGAAACCTCAGAAACCTCAAAAATAGCTAATGCAGAACTAGCTACTCAACAAGAGGTAATGTCACAAGTTACCTCAGTTTCTCAGTTTTCCGACGTACAACCTACAGACTGGGCTTTCCAAGCATTGCAATCACTGGTAGAACGTTATGGTTGTATTGCAGGGTATCCCAATGGGACATACCGTGGTAATCGCGCCCTGACCAGGTATGAATTTGCCGCAGGTTTGAATGCTTGTCTGGATCGAGTCAATGAACTCATAGCTACTGCCACGGCGGAGTTAGTCACAAAAGAAGACTTAGCTACACTACAAAAGCTACAAGAAGAGTTTTCTGCGGAACTAGCAACATTAAGAGGTCGAGTTGATGCTTTAGAAGCACGTACCTCGGAATTAGAAGCCAATCAATTCTCGACTACAACAAAGCTGCAAGGACAAGTAGTATCAGTTATCAGCGATGTCTTATCAGGCGATCGCGTCAATAATGCAGATATCGTCGATACAAATACTACTCTGGGAGTACGGGCGCGATTAGAACTTGTCTCCAGCTTCACTGGGCAAGATACCTTGTTCACCAGAATTGAAGCTAACAACATTACTAGCCCCGACATTAATACTCCAGAAGGTAACCTATTCTTCGCTAGTGCTGCACCTAGTACTAACGCTGCTATTGGTACTTTGTGGTATGGCTTTCCCTTAGGCAAGAACACCCAAGCCAAGCTAATTGCTGTTGGCGGCGCAGCAGACGACCTCACCAGTACCGTAAACATATTTGATGGAGATGGTGCTTTTGGTGCTTTAACTACCTTTGGTACACGTAACCCGATTTATGGGCAGATAGGTGGTACTGGTCTGGGTGTCACTCACCAGTTTAGTGATAAATTAGCCTTGAGCTTGGGTTATTTGAGCGGTACAGCAAATAACCCATCACCCCAAAACGGTTTATTTGATGGCGCTTATGGTGCATTAGCGCAACTGACAGTTAGACCAAGCGATCGCACCAGTGTTGGCTTAACATATATCAATTCTTATCGGCAACCTCTAGCCACTGGTAGTAACGCTGCAACCACCTTCCAAGGTTTAGACGAAAGATTCTCCAGCAATTCCTACGGTCTCCAAGCTTCTATCGGTCTCAGTGAAAAATTAGTCTTGGGTGGATGGGCTGGTTACACCAATAGCCGCATCTTGACAGGCGATCGTGGAGATGTTGATATTTGGAACTATGCTGTTACTCTTGGTTTCCCCGACCTTGGGAAAAAAGGTAACTTAGCCGGTATCATTGCGGGGATGGAACCAAAAGTCACAAGTTCTAGCGTTGCTGGACTAGATAGAGATAGAGATACTTCCTATCATGTGGAAGCATTTTATCAATACAAAGTCAGCGATAATATCACCATCACACCAGGCATTATCTGGTTAACATCACCAGACCACAATGACAATAATGATGATGTTGTTATTGGTGCGTTGAGAACCACATTTAGTTTCTAA
- a CDS encoding metal ABC transporter permease, with amino-acid sequence MLTTTFYLLPPNSCCLIGVASVEDLVSLLQFPFMQRAIAGAVLMGVLGGLLGSFVTLRQLSFFSHAVGHAALVGVVLGVLLQVNPTSMLLPFTLVFGVVVLYLIDQTDLGSDSVLSIVLSGALAIGVILTNLIQGYRGNLIGVLFGDILAIDSTDLILTFLVLLTSSIFLLSTLRQQILLTLNLDVAKVQGVPVQLYRYGFVVLLSLAVAVAIKAVGVLLVNAFLVIPSATAKLMSHHFQHYLVMSMLVGAASSIIGIVLSGAFNLASGPSIVLIQVFLFVAVFIWVKLYFKAA; translated from the coding sequence ATGCTAACTACAACCTTCTACCTCCTGCCTCCTAACTCTTGCTGTCTAATCGGTGTGGCGAGTGTTGAAGATTTGGTGAGTTTGCTGCAATTTCCTTTTATGCAACGGGCGATCGCAGGCGCTGTTTTAATGGGAGTACTAGGGGGTTTACTGGGCAGTTTTGTCACCTTACGCCAGCTATCATTTTTTAGTCATGCCGTTGGTCACGCAGCATTGGTAGGGGTAGTGTTGGGCGTGCTGTTGCAAGTTAACCCTACTTCCATGCTACTGCCCTTTACTTTAGTTTTTGGTGTTGTCGTCCTTTATTTAATTGACCAGACGGATTTAGGTAGTGATAGCGTACTCAGTATAGTTCTCTCTGGTGCTTTGGCGATCGGTGTTATTCTCACTAACTTAATTCAAGGATATCGCGGTAACTTAATAGGGGTCTTGTTTGGCGATATTCTGGCTATTGATAGCACAGACTTAATTTTGACATTTCTAGTACTGCTCACCAGTAGTATATTTTTACTTTCAACCCTACGACAACAAATTTTATTGACCCTAAACTTGGATGTGGCAAAAGTTCAGGGTGTTCCTGTTCAGCTGTACCGTTATGGGTTCGTAGTCTTACTTTCATTGGCAGTAGCTGTAGCCATTAAAGCTGTTGGTGTCCTGCTAGTGAACGCCTTTTTAGTGATTCCATCTGCTACTGCTAAGTTGATGAGTCACCACTTTCAGCACTATCTTGTCATGTCAATGCTAGTTGGTGCTGCCAGTAGCATCATTGGCATTGTGCTATCAGGTGCTTTCAATCTCGCCTCTGGCCCTAGCATTGTTCTGATCCAGGTGTTCCTGTTTGTGGCTGTATTTATTTGGGTAAAGTTGTACTTCAAGGCAGCATAA
- a CDS encoding metal ABC transporter substrate-binding protein: MIWTHVRSKVGRQQNGIMSLIALLMLSMTVGCGQSNSNQGTTAQQSPTAKEAASIPSVQQPKTKIVATILPTYLFTKAVAGEAADVSLLIPPNTEVHDYQATPSNVKAIATANVLVKNGLGLEEFLDNTVKNAQNPQLTQIDASKNIKVLNEISPVVETGTKDHDHDHEHSEGNPHVWLDPVLAKQQVKNIRDGLIAADPANKATYQANAEAYMKELDNLHNEFQKTLQKTPNCTFITFHDAFPYLAQRYNLRQVAVVQVPEDQLSPTDVQKTVNTVKKYKVKALFSEPGVDNKLLTSLSKDLNLTLHSLNSLESGDTNPQYYFQAMKDNLQTIETGCK; the protein is encoded by the coding sequence GTGATTTGGACTCACGTCAGAAGTAAAGTAGGTAGACAGCAAAATGGCATCATGTCCTTAATAGCCTTGCTAATGTTGTCCATGACGGTTGGTTGTGGCCAATCGAATAGTAATCAGGGAACAACTGCCCAACAGTCGCCAACAGCAAAGGAGGCTGCCTCTATTCCGTCAGTGCAGCAGCCAAAAACTAAAATAGTAGCAACGATTTTACCAACATATTTATTTACCAAAGCTGTAGCTGGAGAAGCCGCAGATGTATCACTTTTAATCCCACCTAATACGGAAGTACATGATTACCAAGCAACACCAAGTAATGTGAAAGCGATCGCCACAGCTAATGTTTTAGTCAAAAATGGGTTAGGTTTGGAAGAATTTCTCGACAATACGGTAAAAAATGCCCAAAATCCTCAATTAACCCAAATAGATGCTAGTAAAAACATCAAAGTTTTAAATGAAATTTCACCTGTTGTAGAAACAGGAACCAAAGACCACGATCATGACCATGAACATTCTGAAGGTAACCCCCATGTTTGGCTAGATCCAGTGTTAGCAAAACAGCAAGTAAAAAATATTCGAGATGGCTTAATTGCGGCTGACCCGGCAAATAAAGCGACCTATCAAGCTAATGCTGAGGCTTATATGAAAGAGTTAGACAATTTACATAATGAGTTTCAGAAAACTTTGCAGAAAACTCCTAATTGTACATTTATTACCTTCCATGATGCTTTTCCCTATCTGGCTCAACGCTATAATTTGCGGCAAGTTGCTGTGGTGCAAGTTCCTGAAGATCAACTTTCACCAACAGATGTACAAAAAACAGTTAACACAGTTAAAAAATATAAAGTAAAAGCTTTGTTCAGTGAACCAGGTGTAGACAACAAATTACTTACCAGTTTATCCAAAGATTTGAATTTAACTTTGCATTCTCTCAACTCTTTAGAAAGTGGTGATACCAATCCCCAATATTATTTCCAAGCAATGAAAGATAATTTGCAAACTATAGAAACGGGTTGTAAGTAG
- a CDS encoding metal ABC transporter ATP-binding protein encodes MNSPILKVENLTVYQGNYLAIRDVSFTLLPGTDTAIVGPNGAGKSTLVKAILDLIPRSVGQIEIFGRPINRLGNLRHLLGYMPQNFIFDRSFPISVEELVGLGWVGETRHHKSSFFSKLRIQSREKSAAIATALNRTDTYHLRNQAIGTLSGGQLKRILLAYCLVIPRKILVLDEAFAGVDMQGAADFYAMLNELKQQEGWTVLQVSHDIDMVSRHCDRVLCLNQTVVCTGQPEIALSPQNLLATYGPGFSRYEHHH; translated from the coding sequence ATGAACTCGCCCATTTTAAAAGTAGAAAATTTGACAGTATATCAAGGTAATTATTTAGCGATTCGAGATGTTTCTTTTACTTTATTACCAGGAACAGATACAGCTATAGTTGGGCCTAACGGCGCTGGTAAAAGCACTTTAGTAAAAGCAATTTTAGATTTGATTCCCCGCAGCGTCGGTCAAATTGAAATCTTTGGTCGTCCCATAAATAGGTTAGGAAATTTACGCCATCTTTTAGGCTATATGCCACAAAATTTTATTTTTGACCGTAGCTTTCCCATTTCTGTGGAAGAATTGGTAGGACTAGGATGGGTTGGTGAAACTCGCCATCACAAATCTTCATTTTTCTCCAAGTTAAGGATTCAAAGCCGGGAAAAATCAGCAGCGATCGCCACAGCACTTAACAGAACTGATACTTACCATCTGCGAAATCAAGCTATCGGGACTCTTAGTGGTGGTCAACTAAAGCGGATCTTGCTGGCTTACTGTTTGGTCATACCTCGAAAAATTTTGGTTCTCGATGAAGCTTTTGCGGGAGTTGATATGCAGGGTGCAGCCGATTTTTATGCCATGCTGAACGAATTAAAGCAGCAGGAAGGTTGGACTGTTTTACAAGTTTCCCATGATATTGATATGGTCAGCCGCCACTGCGATCGCGTACTTTGTCTTAACCAAACCGTTGTTTGTACTGGTCAGCCAGAAATAGCACTTTCACCCCAAAACTTATTAGCAACTTACGGGCCTGGTTTTAGTCGCTACGAACATCATCATTAG
- a CDS encoding gamma-glutamylcyclotransferase: protein MSHQSTHPHHTWVQSHHPVHLETKSPPHKEPMFYYFAYGSCMCPVDLKRSLGENTHPYIIGPGVLKGYRLGFYLYLPSRKCGVLDIVKDPKASVKGVLYQLPLRLSEYLDQREGVSQNLYRHESVEIHSHSRVYQDVRTYVVVNKSEEEVAPNDWYFNVVLRGAVTCGLPEEYCWHLFNHMHKLQQRHQEQKFRRSA, encoded by the coding sequence ATGAGCCATCAAAGTACGCACCCACACCATACTTGGGTGCAATCTCATCATCCTGTACATTTAGAGACAAAGTCGCCGCCTCACAAAGAGCCGATGTTTTATTATTTTGCCTATGGCAGTTGTATGTGTCCGGTGGATTTGAAGCGATCGCTTGGTGAGAACACGCACCCTTATATTATCGGCCCTGGAGTATTGAAAGGTTATCGTTTGGGATTTTATCTCTATTTACCAAGCCGTAAATGTGGTGTTTTAGATATAGTTAAAGACCCCAAAGCCAGTGTTAAAGGCGTACTTTACCAATTACCTTTACGCTTAAGTGAATACTTAGATCAACGTGAAGGTGTATCCCAAAACCTCTATCGTCATGAATCAGTAGAGATTCACAGCCACAGTCGAGTGTATCAAGATGTTCGCACATACGTAGTGGTGAATAAATCAGAGGAAGAAGTTGCACCTAATGACTGGTACTTCAATGTTGTTCTTAGGGGTGCAGTTACCTGCGGATTGCCGGAAGAATATTGCTGGCATTTATTCAATCATATGCACAAGTTACAGCAGCGCCATCAAGAACAGAAATTTAGGCGATCGGCATGA
- a CDS encoding ATP-binding protein, with protein MTSGSLPTNPFVAAGMIEDPRLFVGRKEELYAIASRMTGVQPTSINIVGDKRIGKSSLLYHFFLTWQQRVPDPNRYLVIYRSLRNANCQTEAGFYQEVANGWGNFGSNRRFSLNNPLKPKLWNRQTFFEAIKAMEQQQVLPVLCLDDFESLFDYPQEFNDGFYDNLRSLMEDNALMLVVASRKPLKVYGEEHRYVSSFFNIAHCIVLRELTTDEAIELTRLPSRSSQGAVLSQDEQNHAQQWGQRHPYKLQLAGTCLWEAHQTGKPIKWAKQQFEQQINHPASGKQQSYWQKWLLFIFVDLPKRLGSFTKLIGVTVDDVSSWIIGTAIVVMFVLVFMRVLEWKQVWDFVRDQLGIK; from the coding sequence ATGACCTCTGGTTCACTGCCTACTAATCCCTTTGTGGCTGCGGGGATGATAGAAGATCCCAGATTATTTGTTGGTCGTAAAGAAGAATTATATGCGATCGCCTCTCGCATGACTGGCGTACAGCCGACGAGTATCAATATCGTCGGTGATAAGCGTATTGGCAAATCTTCACTGCTGTATCATTTCTTTCTCACTTGGCAGCAGCGAGTACCAGACCCGAATCGTTATCTAGTAATTTATCGCTCACTCAGAAACGCCAATTGTCAAACTGAAGCGGGATTTTATCAAGAAGTTGCTAATGGTTGGGGTAATTTTGGTAGCAACAGGCGATTCTCTCTAAATAATCCCTTGAAGCCGAAATTGTGGAATCGACAGACATTTTTTGAGGCTATCAAGGCGATGGAACAGCAGCAAGTTTTACCTGTTCTGTGTCTTGATGATTTTGAAAGCCTGTTCGACTATCCCCAGGAATTTAACGACGGATTTTATGATAACTTGCGATCGCTCATGGAAGACAACGCCTTGATGTTGGTAGTAGCTTCCCGCAAACCACTCAAGGTTTATGGTGAAGAACATCGATATGTCTCCAGTTTTTTCAATATTGCTCACTGTATTGTTTTGCGAGAATTAACTACAGATGAAGCAATTGAACTGACGCGCTTACCAAGTCGTTCTAGTCAGGGTGCGGTGTTGAGTCAAGATGAACAGAATCATGCTCAACAGTGGGGTCAGCGTCATCCTTATAAGCTACAACTAGCTGGTACTTGTTTGTGGGAAGCACATCAAACAGGTAAGCCAATCAAATGGGCGAAACAGCAGTTTGAACAACAGATTAATCATCCTGCATCGGGAAAGCAACAAAGCTATTGGCAAAAATGGCTACTTTTTATATTTGTGGATTTGCCCAAGCGCTTGGGTAGTTTCACCAAATTGATAGGTGTAACTGTAGATGATGTGAGTAGCTGGATTATTGGGACAGCAATTGTAGTTATGTTTGTCCTGGTTTTTATGCGTGTACTCGAATGGAAGCAAGTTTGGGATTTTGTACGTGATCAGTTGGGGATTAAGTAG
- a CDS encoding DUF2808 domain-containing protein, which produces MKPLIRDAQAQIITVTFDFLIPPGQIVTIGLRPNRNPSYDGVYLFDVIAFPSGKQTAGQCLSVGRLQFYTDTTTES; this is translated from the coding sequence GTGAAGCCGCTAATCAGGGACGCTCAAGCACAAATTATAACCGTCACCTTTGATTTTCTTATACCACCTGGGCAAATCGTGACAATTGGTCTGCGGCCTAATCGCAATCCTTCCTATGATGGGGTATATTTATTTGATGTAATAGCTTTTCCTTCTGGAAAGCAAACTGCTGGGCAGTGTCTCAGCGTTGGTCGGTTACAGTTTTACACAGACACGACCACAGAAAGTTAA
- the namA gene encoding NADPH dehydrogenase NamA codes for MTHLFEPLRIREVTFRNRIALSPMCQYSSTNGFANDWHLVHLASRAVGGAGLVMTEAAAVEARGRISPQDLGIWSDAHIEALARTVSLIHNFGAVAAIQLAHAGRKASTSKPSKGGKFIDESQEGWRPVVSSSAIAFSKESPVPEALSIEGIQQVIQAFVQATKRSLQAGFKVIEIHAAHGYLLHQFLSPLVNQRQDDYGGSFENRTRLLREVVEAVREVLPESYPLFVRLSATDWVDKGWDIEQSIAISDKLKSLGVDLIDCSSGGVIPGINIPVKPGYQAQFAERIRKEANIPTGAVGLITSPEQADQIIRSGVADIVLLGRELLRNPYWPHLAAKELGHEKHWPVQYDRAWL; via the coding sequence ATGACTCATCTATTTGAACCACTAAGAATTCGTGAAGTTACTTTTCGCAATCGCATCGCCTTATCGCCGATGTGTCAATATTCCAGTACCAATGGCTTTGCTAATGACTGGCACTTGGTTCATTTAGCTTCTCGTGCAGTTGGTGGAGCGGGTTTGGTAATGACCGAGGCGGCGGCTGTGGAAGCTCGCGGACGAATTAGCCCCCAAGATTTGGGAATTTGGTCGGATGCACATATAGAAGCTTTAGCGAGAACCGTCAGCTTGATTCATAACTTTGGTGCAGTAGCGGCTATTCAACTAGCTCATGCAGGGAGAAAAGCCAGCACCTCTAAACCCAGCAAAGGGGGGAAATTTATAGATGAATCTCAGGAAGGTTGGCGACCTGTGGTGTCTAGCAGTGCGATCGCTTTTAGTAAAGAAAGCCCAGTACCTGAAGCTTTAAGTATTGAAGGTATCCAGCAAGTTATTCAAGCCTTTGTCCAAGCCACCAAACGTTCCCTGCAAGCTGGATTCAAAGTTATAGAAATTCATGCAGCCCACGGCTATTTACTACACCAATTTCTTTCTCCCCTAGTTAACCAACGCCAAGATGATTACGGCGGTAGCTTTGAAAATCGTACCCGTTTATTACGAGAAGTAGTTGAGGCAGTGCGAGAGGTATTGCCAGAATCATACCCCTTATTTGTACGCCTCTCTGCTACAGATTGGGTAGATAAAGGATGGGATATTGAACAAAGTATTGCCATCAGTGACAAACTAAAATCTCTAGGCGTAGACTTAATAGATTGTTCTTCCGGTGGGGTTATACCAGGTATTAATATACCTGTAAAACCTGGATACCAGGCTCAGTTTGCCGAACGTATCCGTAAAGAAGCCAATATCCCTACAGGGGCAGTAGGTTTAATTACATCCCCAGAACAAGCCGACCAAATTATTCGCTCTGGTGTCGCCGACATAGTTTTATTAGGGCGTGAACTCCTCCGCAATCCCTACTGGCCTCACCTAGCAGCTAAAGAACTAGGACACGAGAAACACTGGCCAGTTCAATATGACCGAGCTTGGTTGTAA